A genome region from Nocardia sp. NBC_00565 includes the following:
- a CDS encoding IPT/TIG domain-containing protein, whose product MPTITSLSPTSGPASGNTSVTITGTGFVPIVTNVKFGAVATTFTVNSPTQITAIAPPGSGTVQVTVTTSGGGTSNGVSYTYLPVPSLTSVSPTQGPTTGGNTVTLTGTNLAGVTAVSFGGAAATSFTVVSNTQITAVAPAGTGIVQITVTAPGGTSNGATYTYVVVPTITSISPTAGPTSGGTSVTITGTGFTGPLTVRFGTTATTFTVNSSTQLTAIAPPGTGTVQVTVTGSGGASNGVSYTYAGVPALTSIAPSSGPVVGGTTVVLTGTGLSTATAVKFGATPATSFTVNSATQITAVTPAGTGTVQVTVTTAGGTSNGVGFTYVAVPTLTTVVPSAGPVAGGTTVVLTGTNLTGATAVTFGVTPAISFTVNSATQITAVAPAGAVGTVQVTVTTAGGTSNGVGFTYVAVPTLTTVVPSAGPVAGGTTVVLTGTNLTGATAVKFGVTPAISFTVNSATQITAVAPAGAVGTVQVTVTTAGGTSNGVGFTYVAVPTLTTVVPSAGPVAGGTTVVLTGTNLTGATAVKFGVTPAISFTVNSATQITAVAPAGTGTVQVTATTAGGTSNGVAYTYVAVPALTVVVPSAGPVAGGTTVVLTGTNLTAATAVSFGVTPAISFTVDSATQITAVAPAGAVGTVQVTVTTAGGTSNGVGYTYVAVPALTTVVPNVGPVAGGTTVVLTGTNLTGATAVDFGATPATSFTVDSATQITAVAPAGAVGTVQVTATTAGGTSNGVGFTYVAVPALTVVVPSAGPVAGGTTVVLTGTNLTGATAVSFGVTPATSFTVNSATQITAVAPAGTGTVQVTVTTAGGTSNGVAYTYVAVPTLTVVVPSAGPVAGGTTVVLTGTNLTGATAVSFGVTPATSFTVNSATQITAVAPAGTGTVQVTVTTAGGTSNGVSYTYVAVPTLTTVVPSAGPVAGGTTVVLTGTNLTGATAVTFGATPATSFTVDSATQITAVTPAGTGTVQVTATTAGGTSNGVAYTYVAVPTLTTVVPNAGPVAGGTTVVLTGTNLTAATAVDFGATPATSFTVNSATQITAVAPAGTGTVQVTATTAGGTSNGVGFTYVAVPALTTVVPNTGPVAGGTTVVLTGTNLTAATAVTFGVTPATSFTVDSATQITAVAPAGAVGTVQVTVTTVGGTSNGVSYTYVAVPALTTVVPNVGPVAGGTTVVLTGTNLTGATAVDFGATPATSFTVDSATQITAVTPAGTGTVQVTVTTAGGTSNGVSYTYVAVPALTVVVPSAGPVAGGTTVVLTGTNLTAATAVSFGVTPATSFTVDSATQITAVTPAGTGTVQVTVTTAGGTSNGVGYTYVAVPALTTVVPNTGPVAGGTTVVLTGTNLTAATAVDFGATPATSFTVDSATQITAVAPAGTGTVQVTVTTVGGTSNGVSYTYVAVPALTTVVPNTGPVAGGTTVVLTGTDLTGATAVDFGAAPAISFTVDSATQITAVAPAGTGTVQVTVTTAGGTSNGVAYTYVAVPALTTVVPNAGPVAGGTTVVLTGTDLTGATAVTFGATPATSFTVDSATQITAVAPAGTGTVQVTVTTAGGTSNGVAYTYVAVPTLTTVVPSAGPVAGGTTVVLTGTDLTGATAVDFGVTPATSFTVDSATQITAVAPAGTGTVQVTVTTAGGTSNGVSYTYVAVPTLTTVVPNVGPVAGGTTVILTGTDLTGATAVDFGVTPATSFTVDSATQITAVAPAGTGTVQVTVTTAGGTSNGVGFTYVAVPALTTVVPNVGPVAGGTTVVLTGTNLTGATAVDFGVTPAISFTVNSATQITAVAPAGTGTVQVTVTTAGGTSNGVGFTYVAVPALTTVVPNVGPVAGGTTVVLTGTNLTGATAVSFGATPATSFTVDSATQITAVAPAGTGTVQVTVTTAGGTSNGVSYTYVAVPTLTTVVPNVGPVAGGTTVVLTGTDLTGATAVTFGATPATSFTVDSATQITAVTPAGTGTVQVTATTAGGTSNGVSYTYVAVPALTTVVPNVGPVAGGTTVILTGTNLTGATAVDFGATPATSFTVDSATQITAVTPAGTGTVQVTVTTAGGTSNGVAYTYVAVPTLTTVVPSAGPVAGGTTVVLTGTNLTGATAVDFGATPATSFTVDSATQITAVAPAGTGTVQVTATTAGGTSNGVGFTYVAVPTLTTVVPSVGPVAGGTTVVLTGTDLTGATAVSFGVTPATSFTVDSATQITAVAPAGTGTVQVTVTTAGGTSNGVSYTYVAVPTLTTVVPNVGPVAGGTTVVLTGTDLTGATAVDFGVTPAISFTVDSATQITAVAPAGTGTVQVTATTAGGTSNGVSYTYVAVPTLTTVVPSVGPVAGGTTVVLTGTDLTGATAVDFGVTPAISFTVNSATQITAVAPAGTGTVQVTATTAGGTSNGVSYTYVAVPTLTTVVPSVGPVAGGTTVVLTGTNLTGATAVSFGVTPATSFTVNSATQITAVAPAGTGTVQVTVTTAGGTSNGVSYTYVAVPTLTTVVPNVGPVAGGTTVVLTGTNLTAATAVDFGVTPAISFTVDSATQITAVAPAGTGTVQVTVTTAGGTSNGVSYTYVAVPTLTTVVPNVGPVAGGTTVVLTGTNLTAATAVDFGATPATSFTVDSATQITAVTPAGTGTVQVTVTTAGGTSNGVSYTYVAVPALTVVVPSAGPVAGGTTVVLTGTDLTGATAVDFGVTPAISFTVNSATQITAVAPAGTGTVQVTATTAGGTSNGVSYTYVAVPTLTTVVPSVGPVAGGTTVVLTGTNLTGATAVSFGVTPATSFTVNSATQITAVAPAGTGTVQVTVTTAGGTSNGVSYTYVAVPTLTTVVPNVGPVAGGTTVVLTGTNLTAATAVDFGVTPAISFTVDSATQITAVAPAGTGTVQVTVTTAGGTSNGVSYTYVAVPTLTTVVPNVGPVAGGTTVVLTGTDLTGATAVDFGATPATSFTVDSATQITAVTPAGTGTVQVTVTTAGGTSNGVSYTYVAVPALTVVVPSAGPVAGGTTVVLTGTDLTGATAVDFGATPATSFTVDSATQITAVAPAGAVGTVQVTVTTAGGTSNGVGFTYVAVPALTTVVPNVGPVAGGTTVVLTGTDLTGATAVDFGATPATSFTVDSATQITAVTPAGTGTVQVTATTAGGTSNGVVYTYVAVPALTTVVPNAGPVAGGTTVVLTGTDLTGATAVDFGATPATSFTVDSATQITAVAPAGAVGTVQVTVTTAGGTSNGVSYTYVAVPALTTVVPNTGPATGGTTVVLTGTDLTGATAVDFGATPAISFTVDSATQITAIAPAGTGTVQVTATTAGGTSNGISYTYVPVLAPVDLGTASSFAVLAGATVTNTGASVVSGDLGLSPGSAVTGFPPGTVINGTQHVADAVALQAQTDLTTAYNDAEGRTPDIGVPADIGGLTLVSGVYNTAAAMGLTGTVTLDAQGNPNAVFIFQAGSTLITATNSTVSLINGASPSNVFWQVGSSATLGTNTTFVGTIMALTSITVQTGTTVTGRVLARNGQVTLDTNTITQT is encoded by the coding sequence ATGCCAACCATCACCTCCCTCTCTCCGACCTCGGGGCCCGCCTCAGGGAATACCAGTGTCACGATTACCGGCACCGGGTTCGTCCCTATTGTCACCAACGTGAAGTTCGGCGCGGTGGCGACCACTTTCACGGTGAACTCCCCCACGCAGATCACGGCCATCGCCCCTCCGGGGTCGGGTACGGTGCAGGTCACCGTCACCACGTCGGGTGGTGGTACCAGTAACGGTGTTTCCTACACTTATCTCCCGGTTCCTTCCCTGACCAGCGTGAGTCCCACTCAGGGGCCCACCACTGGCGGGAACACGGTCACCCTCACCGGCACCAATCTGGCAGGTGTCACCGCAGTCAGCTTCGGTGGTGCGGCGGCAACCTCCTTCACGGTCGTCTCGAACACGCAGATCACGGCTGTCGCTCCTGCTGGAACCGGCATTGTGCAGATCACCGTCACCGCCCCGGGCGGAACCAGCAACGGGGCGACCTACACCTATGTCGTCGTACCCACCATCACGTCCATCTCCCCGACCGCGGGACCCACCTCGGGCGGTACCAGTGTCACGATCACCGGCACCGGGTTCACCGGCCCCCTCACCGTGCGGTTCGGCACCACCGCCACCACCTTCACCGTGAATTCCAGCACGCAGCTCACCGCGATCGCCCCCCCGGGGACGGGCACGGTGCAGGTCACCGTCACCGGCTCGGGTGGTGCCAGCAACGGAGTGTCCTACACCTATGCCGGGGTTCCCGCCCTGACCAGCATCGCTCCCAGTTCAGGACCAGTGGTCGGCGGGACGACGGTCGTCCTCACCGGGACGGGGCTGTCCACTGCCACCGCGGTCAAATTCGGTGCTACACCGGCGACTTCGTTCACCGTGAACTCCGCCACTCAGATCACGGCCGTCACGCCCGCGGGAACCGGAACCGTGCAAGTCACCGTCACCACCGCGGGTGGAACAAGCAATGGTGTCGGCTTCACCTATGTCGCGGTGCCGACTCTGACCACGGTGGTTCCGAGTGCGGGTCCGGTGGCCGGTGGGACGACGGTTGTCCTGACCGGGACGAATCTGACCGGGGCCACGGCGGTGACTTTCGGTGTCACACCGGCGATCTCGTTCACCGTGAATTCCGCCACCCAGATCACGGCCGTCGCCCCGGCGGGTGCGGTCGGGACGGTTCAGGTCACCGTCACCACCGCGGGTGGAACAAGCAATGGTGTCGGCTTCACCTATGTCGCGGTACCGACTCTGACCACGGTGGTTCCGAGTGCGGGTCCGGTGGCCGGTGGAACAACGGTTGTCCTGACCGGGACGAATCTGACTGGAGCCACGGCGGTCAAGTTCGGTGTCACACCGGCGATCTCGTTCACCGTGAATTCCGCCACCCAGATCACGGCGGTCGCCCCGGCGGGTGCGGTCGGGACGGTGCAGGTCACCGTCACCACCGCGGGTGGAACAAGCAATGGTGTCGGCTTCACCTATGTCGCGGTACCGACTCTGACCACGGTGGTTCCGAGTGCGGGTCCGGTGGCCGGTGGAACAACGGTTGTCCTGACCGGAACGAATCTGACTGGAGCCACGGCGGTCAAGTTCGGTGTCACACCGGCGATCTCGTTCACCGTGAATTCCGCCACCCAGATCACGGCCGTTGCCCCTGCGGGAACGGGGACGGTGCAGGTCACCGCCACTACCGCGGGTGGAACCAGTAATGGTGTCGCCTACACCTATGTCGCGGTACCGGCCCTGACCGTGGTGGTTCCGAGTGCGGGTCCGGTGGCCGGTGGAACAACGGTTGTCCTGACCGGGACGAATCTGACCGCAGCCACTGCGGTGAGTTTCGGTGTCACACCGGCGATCTCGTTCACCGTCGACTCCGCCACTCAGATCACAGCGGTCGCCCCCGCGGGTGCGGTCGGGACGGTTCAGGTCACCGTCACTACCGCGGGTGGAACCAGTAATGGTGTCGGCTACACCTATGTCGCGGTACCGGCCTTGACCACGGTGGTTCCGAATGTGGGTCCGGTGGCCGGTGGAACAACGGTTGTCCTGACCGGAACGAATCTGACCGGGGCCACGGCGGTCGACTTCGGTGCTACACCGGCGACTTCGTTCACCGTCGACTCCGCTACGCAGATCACGGCGGTCGCCCCGGCGGGTGCGGTCGGGACGGTGCAGGTCACCGCCACTACCGCGGGTGGAACAAGCAATGGTGTCGGCTTCACCTATGTCGCGGTGCCGGCCCTGACCGTGGTGGTTCCGAGTGCGGGACCGGTGGCCGGTGGAACGACGGTTGTCCTGACCGGGACGAATCTGACGGGAGCCACTGCGGTGAGTTTCGGTGTCACACCGGCGACTTCGTTCACCGTGAACTCCGCCACCCAGATCACGGCCGTAGCCCCCGCTGGAACCGGAACCGTGCAAGTCACCGTCACTACCGCGGGTGGGACCAGTAATGGTGTCGCCTACACCTATGTCGCGGTACCCACCCTGACCGTGGTGGTTCCGAGTGCGGGACCGGTGGCCGGTGGAACGACGGTTGTCCTGACCGGGACGAATCTGACGGGAGCCACTGCGGTGAGTTTCGGTGTCACACCGGCGACTTCGTTCACCGTGAACTCCGCCACCCAGATCACGGCCGTAGCCCCTGCGGGAACCGGAACCGTGCAAGTCACCGTCACCACCGCGGGTGGAACCAGCAATGGTGTCTCCTACACCTATGTCGCGGTCCCCACTCTGACCACGGTGGTTCCGAGTGCGGGACCGGTGGCCGGCGGAACAACGGTTGTCCTGACCGGAACGAATCTGACCGGGGCCACTGCGGTGACTTTCGGTGCCACCCCGGCAACCTCGTTCACCGTCGACTCCGCCACTCAGATCACGGCCGTTACACCCGCGGGAACGGGGACGGTACAAGTCACCGCCACCACCGCGGGTGGAACCAGCAATGGTGTCGCCTACACCTATGTCGCGGTACCCACCCTGACCACGGTGGTTCCGAATGCGGGACCGGTGGCCGGCGGAACGACGGTTGTCCTGACCGGAACGAATCTGACCGCAGCCACTGCGGTCGACTTCGGTGCTACACCGGCGACTTCGTTCACCGTGAACTCCGCTACGCAGATCACGGCGGTCGCCCCTGCGGGAACGGGGACGGTGCAGGTCACCGCCACTACCGCGGGTGGAACAAGCAATGGTGTCGGCTTCACCTATGTCGCGGTACCGGCCCTGACCACGGTGGTTCCGAACACAGGTCCGGTGGCCGGTGGAACAACGGTTGTCCTCACCGGAACGAACCTGACCGCAGCCACTGCGGTGACTTTCGGTGTCACACCGGCGACTTCGTTCACCGTCGACTCCGCCACTCAGATCACAGCGGTCGCCCCCGCGGGTGCGGTCGGGACGGTTCAGGTCACCGTCACCACCGTGGGTGGAACCAGTAATGGTGTCTCCTACACCTATGTCGCGGTACCGGCCCTGACCACGGTGGTTCCGAATGTGGGTCCGGTGGCCGGTGGAACAACGGTTGTCCTGACCGGAACGAATCTGACGGGGGCCACGGCGGTCGACTTCGGTGCTACACCGGCGACTTCGTTCACCGTCGACTCCGCCACCCAGATCACGGCCGTCACGCCCGCGGGAACGGGGACGGTGCAGGTCACCGTCACCACCGCCGGGGGAACCAGCAACGGTGTCTCTTACACCTATGTCGCGGTACCGGCCCTGACCGTGGTGGTTCCGAGTGCGGGTCCGGTGGCCGGTGGAACAACGGTTGTCCTCACCGGAACGAATCTGACCGCAGCCACTGCGGTGAGTTTCGGTGTCACACCGGCAACCTCGTTCACCGTCGACTCCGCCACTCAGATCACGGCCGTTACACCCGCTGGAACGGGGACGGTGCAGGTCACCGTCACTACCGCGGGTGGAACCAGTAATGGTGTCGGCTACACCTATGTCGCGGTACCGGCCCTGACCACGGTGGTTCCGAACACAGGTCCGGTGGCCGGTGGAACAACGGTTGTCCTCACCGGAACGAATCTGACCGCAGCCACTGCGGTCGACTTCGGTGCTACACCGGCGACTTCGTTCACCGTGGACTCCGCTACGCAGATCACGGCGGTCGCCCCTGCGGGAACGGGGACGGTGCAGGTCACCGTCACTACCGTGGGTGGAACCAGTAATGGTGTCTCCTACACCTATGTCGCGGTACCGGCCCTGACCACGGTGGTTCCGAACACAGGTCCGGTGGCCGGCGGAACAACGGTCGTCCTCACCGGGACAGATCTGACGGGGGCCACGGCGGTCGACTTCGGTGCCGCCCCGGCGATCTCGTTCACCGTCGACTCCGCCACCCAGATCACGGCCGTTGCCCCCGCGGGAACCGGAACCGTGCAAGTCACCGTCACCACCGCCGGTGGAACAAGCAACGGTGTCGCCTACACCTATGTCGCGGTACCGGCCCTCACCACAGTGGTTCCGAATGCGGGACCGGTGGCCGGTGGAACAACGGTCGTCCTCACCGGAACAGATCTGACCGGGGCCACGGCGGTGACTTTCGGTGCCACCCCGGCGACTTCGTTCACCGTCGACTCCGCCACCCAGATCACAGCGGTCGCCCCCGCGGGAACCGGAACCGTGCAAGTCACCGTCACCACCGCCGGGGGAACAAGCAACGGTGTCGCCTACACCTATGTCGCGGTACCGACTCTGACCACGGTGGTTCCGAGTGCGGGTCCGGTGGCCGGTGGGACGACGGTTGTCCTGACCGGGACAGATCTGACGGGGGCCACGGCGGTCGACTTCGGTGTCACACCGGCGACTTCGTTCACCGTGGACTCCGCTACGCAGATCACGGCGGTCGCCCCTGCGGGAACGGGGACGGTGCAGGTCACCGTCACCACCGCGGGTGGAACCAGTAACGGTGTCTCCTACACCTATGTCGCGGTCCCCACTCTGACCACGGTCGTTCCGAATGTGGGACCGGTGGCCGGTGGAACAACGGTGATCCTGACCGGGACAGATCTGACGGGGGCCACGGCGGTCGACTTCGGTGTCACACCGGCGACTTCGTTCACCGTGGACTCCGCTACGCAGATCACGGCGGTCGCCCCTGCGGGAACGGGGACGGTGCAGGTCACCGTCACTACCGCGGGTGGAACCAGTAATGGTGTCGGCTTCACCTATGTCGCGGTACCGGCCCTGACCACGGTGGTTCCGAATGTGGGTCCGGTGGCCGGTGGGACGACGGTTGTCCTGACCGGGACGAATCTGACGGGGGCCACTGCGGTCGACTTCGGTGTCACACCGGCGATCTCGTTCACCGTGAATTCCGCTACGCAGATCACGGCGGTCGCCCCTGCGGGAACGGGGACGGTGCAGGTCACCGTCACTACCGCGGGTGGAACCAGTAATGGTGTCGGCTTCACCTATGTCGCGGTACCGGCCCTGACCACGGTGGTTCCGAATGTGGGTCCGGTGGCCGGTGGAACAACGGTTGTCCTGACCGGAACGAATCTGACCGGGGCCACTGCGGTGAGTTTCGGTGCTACACCGGCGACTTCGTTCACCGTCGACTCCGCTACGCAGATCACGGCGGTCGCCCCTGCGGGAACGGGGACGGTTCAGGTCACCGTCACTACCGCGGGTGGAACCAGTAACGGTGTCTCTTACACCTATGTCGCGGTACCCACCCTCACCACGGTGGTTCCGAATGTGGGTCCGGTGGCCGGCGGAACAACGGTCGTCCTCACCGGAACAGATCTGACCGGGGCCACGGCGGTGACTTTCGGTGCCACCCCGGCGACTTCGTTCACCGTCGACTCCGCCACCCAGATCACGGCCGTCACGCCCGCGGGAACCGGTACGGTACAAGTCACCGCCACCACCGCCGGGGGAACCAGCAACGGTGTCTCTTACACCTATGTCGCGGTACCGGCCCTGACCACGGTGGTTCCGAATGTGGGTCCGGTGGCCGGTGGAACAACGGTGATCCTGACCGGGACGAATCTGACGGGGGCCACGGCGGTCGACTTCGGTGCTACACCGGCGACTTCGTTCACCGTCGACTCCGCCACTCAGATCACGGCCGTTACACCCGCGGGAACCGGAACCGTGCAAGTCACCGTCACCACCGCGGGTGGAACCAGCAACGGTGTCGCCTACACCTATGTCGCGGTACCCACCCTCACCACAGTGGTTCCGAGTGCGGGACCGGTGGCCGGCGGAACGACGGTCGTCCTCACCGGAACGAATCTGACGGGGGCCACTGCGGTCGACTTCGGTGCCACACCGGCAACCTCGTTCACCGTCGACTCCGCTACGCAGATCACGGCGGTCGCCCCTGCGGGAACGGGGACGGTGCAGGTCACCGCCACTACCGCGGGTGGAACAAGCAATGGTGTCGGCTTCACCTATGTCGCGGTACCGACTCTGACCACGGTGGTTCCGAGTGTGGGTCCGGTGGCCGGTGGAACAACGGTCGTCCTGACCGGGACAGATCTGACGGGGGCCACTGCGGTGAGTTTCGGTGTCACACCGGCGACTTCGTTCACCGTGGACTCCGCTACGCAGATCACGGCGGTCGCCCCTGCGGGAACCGGAACCGTGCAAGTCACCGTCACCACCGCGGGTGGAACCAGTAACGGTGTCTCCTACACCTATGTCGCGGTCCCCACTCTGACCACGGTCGTTCCGAACGTGGGTCCGGTGGCCGGTGGAACAACGGTTGTCCTGACCGGGACAGATCTGACGGGGGCCACGGCGGTCGACTTCGGTGTCACACCGGCGATCTCGTTCACCGTGGATTCCGCTACGCAGATCACGGCGGTCGCCCCTGCGGGAACGGGGACGGTGCAGGTCACCGCCACTACCGCGGGTGGGACCAGTAATGGTGTCTCTTACACCTATGTCGCGGTACCGACTCTGACCACGGTGGTTCCGAGTGTGGGTCCGGTGGCCGGTGGAACAACGGTTGTCCTGACCGGGACAGATCTGACGGGGGCCACTGCGGTCGACTTCGGTGTCACACCGGCGATCTCGTTCACCGTGAATTCCGCCACCCAGATCACGGCGGTCGCCCCTGCGGGAACGGGGACGGTGCAGGTCACCGCCACTACCGCGGGTGGGACCAGTAATGGTGTCTCTTACACCTATGTCGCGGTACCGACTCTGACCACGGTGGTTCCGAGTGTGGGTCCGGTGGCCGGTGGAACAACGGTCGTCCTGACCGGAACGAATCTGACGGGGGCCACTGCGGTGAGTTTCGGTGTCACACCGGCGACTTCGTTCACCGTGAATTCCGCCACCCAGATCACGGCCGTTGCCCCTGCGGGAACCGGAACCGTGCAAGTCACCGTCACCACCGCGGGTGGAACCAGTAACGGTGTCTCTTACACCTATGTCGCGGTCCCCACTCTGACCACGGTCGTTCCGAATGTGGGACCGGTGGCCGGTGGAACAACGGTTGTCCTGACCGGAACGAATCTGACCGCAGCCACGGCGGTCGACTTCGGTGTCACGCCGGCGATCTCGTTCACCGTGGACTCCGCCACTCAGATCACGGCGGTCGCCCCTGCGGGAACGGGGACGGTGCAGGTCACCGTCACCACTGCGGGTGGAACCAGTAATGGTGTCTCTTACACCTATGTCGCGGTCCCCACTCTGACCACGGTCGTTCCGAATGTGGGACCGGTGGCCGGTGGAACAACGGTTGTCCTCACCGGAACGAACCTGACCGCAGCCACGGCGGTCGACTTCGGTGCTACACCGGCGACTTCGTTCACCGTGGACTCCGCCACGCAGATCACGGCCGTTACACCCGCGGGAACGGGGACGGTTCAGGTCACCGTCACCACCGCGGGTGGAACAAGTAACGGTGTCTCTTACACCTATGTCGCGGTGCCGGCTCTGACCGTGGTGGTTCCGAGTGCGGGTCCGGTGGCCGGTGGAACAACGGTTGTCCTCACCGGGACAGATCTGACGGGGGCCACTGCGGTCGACTTCGGTGTCACACCGGCGATCTCGTTCACCGTGAATTCCGCCACCCAGATCACGGCGGTCGCCCCTGCGGGAACGGGGACGGTGCAGGTCACCGCCACTACCGCGGGTGGGACCAGTAATGGTGTCTCTTACACCTATGTCGCGGTACCGACTCTGACCACGGTGGTTCCGAGTGTGGGTCCGGTGGCCGGTGGAACAACGGTCGTCCTGACCGGAACGAATCTGACGGGGGCCACTGCGGTGAGTTTCGGTGTCACACCGGCGACTTCGTTCACCGTGAATTCCGCCACCCAGATCACGGCCGTTGCCCCTGCGGGAACCGGAACCGTGCAAGTCACCGTCACCACCGCGGGTGGAACCAGTAACGGTGTCTCTTACACCTATGTCGCGGTCCCCACTCTGACCACGGTCGTTCCGAATGTGGGACCGGTGGCCGGTGGAACAACGGTTGTCCTGACCGGAACGAATCTGACCGCAGCCACGGCGGTCGACTTCGGTGTCACGCCGGCGATCTCGTTCACCGTGGACTCCGCCACTCAGATCACGGCGGTCGCCCCTGCGGGAACGGGGACGGTGCAGGTCACCGTCACCACTGCGGGTGGAACCAGTAATGGTGTCTCTTACACCTATGTCGCGGTCCCCACTCTGACCACGGTCGTTCCGAATGTGGGACCGGTGGCCGGTGGAACAACGGTTGTCCTCACCGGAACAGATCTGACCGGGGCCACTGCGGTCGACTTCGGTGCTACACCGGCGACTTCGTTCACCGTGGACTCCGCCACGCAGATCACGGCCGTTACACCCGCGGGAACGGGGACGGTTCAGGTCACCGTCACCACCGCGGGTGGAACAAGTAACGGTGTCTCTTACACCTATGTCGCGGTGCCGGCTCTGACCGTGGTGGTTCCGAGTGCGGGTCCGGTGGCCGGTGGAACAACGGTTGTCCTCACCGGAACAGATCTGACCGGGGCCACTGCGGTCGACTTCGGTGCTACACCGGCGACTTCGTTCACCGTCGACTCCGCTACGCAGATCACGGCGGTCGCCCCCGCGGGTGCGGTCGGGACGGTGCAGGTCACCGTCACTACCGCGGGTGGAACCAGTAATGGTGTCGGCTTCACCTATGTCGCGGTACCGGCCCTGACCACGGTGGTTCCGAATGTGGGTCCGGTGGCCGGTGGAACAACGGTTGTCCTGACCGGGACAGATCTGACGGGGGCCACTGCGGTCGACTTCGGTGCTACACCGGCGACTTCGTTCACCGTCGACTCCGCTACGCAGATCACGGCCGTTACACCCGCCGGAACGGGGACGGTGCAGGTCACCGCCACCACCGCCGGGGGAACCAGCAACGGTGTCGTCTACACCTATGTCGCGGTACCGGCCCTGACCACGGTGGTTCCGAATGCGGGTCCGGTGGCCGGTGGAACAACGGTTGTCCTCACCGGAACAGATCTGACCGGGGCCACGGCGGTCGACTTCGGTGCTACACCGGCGACTTCGTTCACCGTCGACTCCGCTACGCAGATCACAGCGGTCGCCCCCGCGGGTGCGGTCGGGACGGTGCAGGTCACCGTCACCACCGCGGGTGGAACAAGTAATGGTGTCTCTTACACCTATGTCGCGGTACCGGCCCTGACCACGGTCGTTCCGAACACGGGTCCGGCAACCGGTGGAACAACGGTCGTCCTCACCGGAACAGATCTGACCGGGGCCACGGCGGTCGACTTCGGTGCCACCCCGGCAATCTCGTTCACCGTCGACTCCGCCACTCAGATCACGGCCATCGCCCCCGCGGGAACGGGGACCGTGCAGGTCACCGCCACCACCGCCGGGGGAACCAGCAACGGGATCTCCTACACCTACGTGCCGGTTCTGGCTCCGGTTGATTTAGGGACAGCCTCGTCGTTCGCTGTATTGGCGGGGGCCACAGTCACCAACACCGGCGCCTCGGTCGTCTCCGGCGATCTGGGGCTCAGCCCCGGCAGCGCAGTGACCGGGTTCCCGCCGGGAACAGTGATCAATGGAACACAGCATGTCGCGGACGCAGTTGCGCTCCAAGCCCAAACTGATCTGACAACCGCCTACAACGATGCGGAGGGCAGGACGCCGGACATCGGGGTGCCGGCGGACATCGGCGGGCTAACCCTGGTTTCGGGGGTATACAACACGGCTGCCGCAATGGGTCTGACCGGCACCGTCACCCTCGATGCGCAGGGTAATCCCAACGCGGTGTTCATCTTCCAGGCCGGGTCGACACTGATCACCGCGACGAACAGCACGGTCAGCCTCATCAACGGAGCCTCGCCTTCCAACGTCTTCTGGCAGGTCGGTAGCTCAGCGACATTGGGCACCAACACCACCTTCGTCGGGACCATCATGGCGTTGACCTCGATCACGGTGCAGACCGGAACCACCGTGACCGGACGCGTATTGGCCCGCAACGGTCAAGTCACCCTGGACACCAACACCATCACTCAAACCTGA
- the istB gene encoding IS21-like element helper ATPase IstB — protein sequence MRADLDVPPGQRHTATRIYHRLLEEHGVRDVSYQRVSAYVRERKPQLQAEQVTARRRSERLIKAAGFPRSKTLRDFDFGANLSVDPAMIRTLATCDWVKEGLPLCLIGDSGTGKSHLLIALGAEAAKAGYRVRYTLAARLVNKLIEAVDGKRLTNTIARYSGVDLLCIDELGYTELDRRGAELLFQVLTEREERKSVAIVSNRSFAGWSKTFTDPGLCAAIIDRLTFGGNIIETGTRSYRGAHAKATEPTDKPR from the coding sequence CTGCGCGCCGATCTGGATGTGCCTCCTGGGCAACGTCACACGGCGACCCGGATCTATCACCGTTTGCTCGAAGAGCATGGCGTGCGGGACGTGTCGTATCAGCGAGTCAGTGCCTATGTCCGCGAACGCAAACCACAGCTACAGGCGGAACAGGTGACAGCCCGTCGCCGTTCCGAACGGCTCATCAAGGCCGCCGGGTTCCCTCGCTCTAAAACGTTGCGTGACTTCGATTTCGGTGCCAACCTCAGTGTCGACCCTGCCATGATCCGCACTCTCGCTACATGCGACTGGGTCAAGGAAGGGCTGCCGTTGTGCTTGATCGGTGACTCCGGCACCGGGAAATCCCATCTGCTCATCGCCTTGGGCGCCGAGGCGGCGAAAGCCGGATACCGCGTCAGATACACCCTGGCTGCCAGGCTGGTCAACAAACTGATCGAAGCCGTCGATGGCAAACGGCTCACCAATACCATCGCCCGCTACAGCGGCGTCGATCTGCTCTGCATCGACGAACTCGGCTACACAGAACTGGACAGACGCGGCGCCGAATTGCTGTTCCAGGTGCTTACCGAACGCGAGGAGCGGAAGTCGGTCGCGATCGTCTCCAACCGCAGCTTCGCCGGCTGGTCCAAAACCTTCACCGACCCCGGGCTCTGCGCCGCCATCATCGACCGACTTACCTTCGGCGGCAACATCATCGAGACCGGCACCCGCAGCTATCGCGGTGCCCATGCCAAGGCAACCGAACCCACCGACAAACCCCGCTGA